Proteins from a single region of Polycladomyces subterraneus:
- a CDS encoding PTS sugar transporter subunit IIB, producing MRILLCCSGGMSTSLLAERMKQAARDRGMTVDIQSIGIHEFASVVRKFDVVLLGPQIRHKWNHLKSIADANGIPIAVIDPVAYGMIDGQRALKQALACLPTP from the coding sequence TTGCGCATTTTGCTGTGTTGTTCAGGTGGGATGTCCACCAGTTTGCTGGCGGAACGGATGAAGCAGGCCGCCCGGGACCGAGGGATGACTGTCGACATCCAATCGATCGGCATACACGAGTTTGCCTCAGTGGTGCGAAAATTCGACGTAGTCCTGCTGGGGCCGCAAATCCGTCACAAATGGAACCATCTCAAGTCCATCGCCGATGCTAACGGCATTCCAATCGCGGTGATCGATCCGGTCGCATACGGCATGATTGACGGGCAACGGGCACTCAAACAAGCATTAGCCTGTTTGCCAACACCCTGA
- a CDS encoding sodium:solute symporter family protein, with translation MKQDVLLNAGWIDYVFVLIYFVFVIGIGWMLKSRAKTGEDFFLSGRSIPSWITSLAFLSANLGALEVLGMAANGAEYGWMTTHFYWIGAVPAMLFLGLYMMPFYYVSRVRSVPEYLKYRFNEATRGLNAISFAIMTVLVSGISLYSMALIFQVLVGWSINVSVLVSALVVLIYVGLGGLTSSIYNEVIQFFLIWLGLLLIPILGLHELGGWDAMIQRLPESFGHLWAGLDHPEHNAMGIHWLGVVLGLGFVLSFGYWTTDFLVVQRAFAARDLRSAQLTPIYASLWKMLVPFLVIIPGLIAAVLFHNLGKPGGPSYNLALPLLMERYYPPGMLGLGLTAMLASFMSGMAGNVTAFTTVWTYDIYQAYIKKDASDEHYVKMGRWAVVIGVLISIGTAYLAAGYPSVMDYMQMLFSIFNAPLFATFLMGMFWKRATPWGGFWGLVSGTAGALLLNVALPEHFFTSPQEGNFWRAWWAWVITVAVTVIVSLFTKPKTEEELKGLVYGTTPLPSYQGWKWYQRPGWVAVVATALLVGLNWYFW, from the coding sequence TTGAAACAGGATGTATTGTTGAATGCCGGTTGGATCGATTACGTGTTTGTCTTGATTTATTTCGTATTTGTGATTGGGATCGGATGGATGTTGAAAAGCAGGGCCAAAACGGGGGAGGACTTTTTCCTGTCGGGACGCTCGATTCCGAGCTGGATCACCAGTTTGGCTTTTCTGTCGGCCAATCTGGGGGCGTTGGAAGTATTAGGAATGGCGGCCAACGGTGCAGAATACGGTTGGATGACCACGCACTTTTACTGGATTGGGGCCGTACCGGCGATGTTGTTTTTGGGGTTGTATATGATGCCGTTTTATTATGTCTCCCGTGTGCGGTCGGTTCCGGAATATCTGAAATACCGTTTCAATGAGGCGACCCGTGGACTGAATGCCATTTCCTTCGCGATTATGACAGTGTTGGTCTCCGGGATCAGCCTATACTCGATGGCATTGATTTTCCAAGTGTTGGTGGGCTGGTCTATCAACGTCAGCGTGCTGGTCTCGGCATTGGTGGTGTTAATTTACGTGGGACTGGGAGGATTAACCTCTTCCATCTACAATGAGGTCATTCAGTTTTTCCTGATTTGGCTCGGGTTATTGCTGATCCCCATCCTAGGCCTTCACGAACTGGGCGGGTGGGATGCGATGATTCAGCGTCTGCCGGAATCCTTCGGTCATCTGTGGGCAGGTTTGGACCATCCCGAACATAATGCGATGGGGATTCACTGGTTGGGTGTTGTGTTGGGCTTGGGTTTCGTATTGTCGTTCGGTTATTGGACGACGGATTTCCTCGTGGTGCAACGTGCATTTGCCGCGCGGGATTTGCGTTCGGCTCAATTGACACCGATCTACGCATCGCTGTGGAAAATGCTCGTCCCTTTTCTGGTGATCATCCCCGGCTTAATCGCAGCGGTGCTGTTCCACAATCTCGGTAAGCCCGGAGGACCCAGTTATAATTTGGCGTTACCGCTGCTGATGGAACGGTATTACCCGCCGGGAATGCTGGGGCTCGGCTTGACGGCGATGTTGGCCAGCTTCATGAGCGGTATGGCAGGAAATGTGACCGCTTTCACGACGGTGTGGACGTATGACATTTATCAGGCATACATCAAAAAGGACGCCAGTGACGAGCATTATGTGAAAATGGGTCGTTGGGCAGTGGTGATCGGCGTGCTGATCAGTATTGGAACGGCTTATCTCGCCGCCGGTTACCCCAGTGTGATGGATTATATGCAGATGCTGTTCTCCATCTTCAATGCGCCGCTGTTTGCCACGTTCCTGATGGGGATGTTTTGGAAGCGGGCCACGCCGTGGGGCGGTTTTTGGGGCTTGGTTTCCGGCACCGCGGGTGCGCTATTGCTCAACGTGGCTCTGCCGGAGCACTTTTTCACCAGCCCACAGGAAGGTAACTTTTGGCGTGCCTGGTGGGCATGGGTGATCACAGTGGCGGTGACGGTGATCGTCTCGTTGTTCACCAAACCCAAAACGGAAGAGGAACTGAAGGGCCTGGTTTACGGGACCACTCCCCTGCCTTCGTATCAGGGTTGGAAATGGTACCAGCGACCGGGTTGGGTGGCAGTGGTAGCCACGGCGTTGTTGGTGGGACTCAATTGGTACTTCTGGTGA
- the celB gene encoding PTS cellobiose transporter subunit IIC: MNRLIQWLERTLLPIAGKIAEQRHLQAIRDGLIAVMPFVIIGSFFLILAFPPIAALDRWVNPYRPSLLMPVQAGIHMMALIATLAIGYRLAERYKLDALAGATISLIAFLLATPLQNDQLPVLYLGSKGLFVGIVLAVFTVEILRWFVRRDWVIRMPASVPPAVARSFAALLPGMLVMIVIWGVRLLLEHTWGISIHQVVQQSLTGPLHYLGGTFSGALISALLMGLLWAIGIHGDAVVGSVMAPVFLSLTLQNQDAKMAGTAIPNTVCNQFFDLFLNIGGTGTTLSLTLLLLFFARSRQLKSLGRIAIAPGLFNINEPIIFGLPIVMNPLLIIPFVLVPIATTTLTYTAMELGWVPRPYALVPWTTPIGFGGWLATGSWKGAVLQLVNVSVAGLIYYPFFRLWDRKKWSEEQNEGNHADDQS, translated from the coding sequence ATGAACCGCTTAATCCAATGGTTGGAGCGGACCCTTCTGCCCATCGCCGGCAAAATCGCAGAACAGCGCCATCTCCAAGCGATTCGTGACGGTTTGATCGCGGTCATGCCGTTTGTGATCATCGGTTCCTTCTTCCTGATTCTCGCATTCCCCCCAATCGCGGCACTGGATCGGTGGGTGAATCCGTATCGTCCGTCGCTACTCATGCCGGTTCAAGCGGGCATTCACATGATGGCCCTGATCGCCACACTGGCGATCGGATACCGTCTGGCCGAACGATACAAGTTGGATGCCCTGGCCGGAGCGACCATCAGTTTGATTGCATTTTTATTGGCAACCCCCTTGCAAAACGATCAGTTACCGGTGCTGTATCTTGGCTCCAAAGGGTTGTTCGTCGGAATCGTACTGGCTGTATTTACCGTGGAAATTCTCCGCTGGTTCGTCCGACGTGACTGGGTGATCCGCATGCCGGCCAGTGTCCCTCCGGCAGTGGCCCGTTCGTTTGCAGCATTGCTTCCGGGAATGCTGGTGATGATCGTGATATGGGGTGTCCGTCTGTTGTTGGAACACACATGGGGCATCTCCATCCATCAAGTGGTACAACAATCGTTGACGGGTCCCCTGCACTACCTGGGCGGCACATTCAGCGGCGCACTGATCTCCGCTTTGTTGATGGGGTTGCTCTGGGCGATCGGCATTCACGGCGACGCTGTCGTCGGCAGCGTGATGGCTCCCGTTTTCCTCAGTCTTACCTTGCAGAATCAAGATGCGAAGATGGCCGGTACCGCCATCCCCAATACGGTCTGTAACCAGTTTTTTGATTTGTTCCTGAACATCGGCGGAACGGGGACCACCTTGTCACTCACCTTGCTGCTCCTGTTTTTCGCCCGGTCCCGCCAGTTGAAAAGTTTAGGGCGCATCGCCATTGCGCCAGGACTGTTCAATATCAACGAACCCATCATCTTCGGCCTGCCCATCGTGATGAACCCGCTGCTGATCATCCCCTTCGTACTCGTTCCCATCGCGACTACTACCCTCACCTATACGGCGATGGAATTGGGATGGGTACCGCGTCCCTACGCACTGGTGCCCTGGACAACACCGATCGGATTCGGCGGCTGGTTAGCGACGGGAAGTTGGAAGGGAGCGGTACTTCAGCTGGTCAACGTGTCGGTGGCTGGGCTGATCTATTATCCGTTTTTCCGTTTGTGGGACCGAAAAAAATGGTCGGAAGAACAAAACGAAGGAAACCATGCTGATGATCAGTCATGA